One SAR86 cluster bacterium genomic window carries:
- a CDS encoding DnaT-like ssDNA-binding domain-containing protein, whose product MDKKFSFSKDIATTIGLECAVIYEFLKNKKTDYISISELNDELNFWPNQKIIEYVAELDQKGLISFDLKRGRLSIKNKISKTKLQTPKSFDKSEMGINWQPSDDVVEILLKAEISEDFIHNLIPEFRVYWMEKPGIHVSYNSKFIEYARFKWAQYTAEVDTRTKPFAIDDSWQPSDECREVLSLSGISEDFANEKILDFILYWKQDGRAFNTWDVKFLNHVKTCWNKEVEKIKKEPKINIDFYEAEEKPKSKKSNLNLKKYRKKYNI is encoded by the coding sequence TTGGATAAAAAATTTTCATTTTCGAAGGATATCGCTACAACAATAGGTTTAGAGTGCGCGGTAATCTACGAGTTCTTAAAAAATAAAAAAACTGATTACATTTCAATAAGTGAATTAAACGACGAGCTAAATTTTTGGCCTAATCAAAAAATAATTGAATACGTCGCCGAGTTAGATCAAAAGGGTTTAATAAGTTTTGACTTAAAAAGGGGAAGATTAAGCATAAAAAACAAAATTAGTAAAACTAAACTCCAAACTCCAAAATCATTTGATAAATCAGAAATGGGGATAAATTGGCAGCCATCAGATGATGTTGTTGAGATTTTGCTTAAAGCAGAAATTAGTGAAGACTTTATTCACAACTTAATTCCTGAATTTAGAGTTTATTGGATGGAGAAACCTGGAATTCATGTGTCATATAATTCAAAGTTCATTGAATATGCTAGGTTCAAGTGGGCTCAATACACTGCAGAGGTAGATACTAGAACGAAACCCTTTGCGATTGATGATAGCTGGCAACCATCAGATGAGTGTAGAGAAGTATTGTCATTATCTGGAATATCAGAGGATTTTGCTAATGAAAAAATTCTTGATTTTATTTTATATTGGAAACAAGACGGCAGAGCTTTCAATACATGGGATGTAAAATTCTTAAATCATGTAAAAACTTGTTGGAATAAAGAAGTTGAAAAAATTAAAAAAGAGCCCAAAATTAATATCGATTTTTATGAAGCTGAAGAAAAACCAAAATCAAAGAAGTCAAACTTAAATCTGAAAAAATACAGAAAAAAATACAATATCTAG
- a CDS encoding efflux RND transporter periplasmic adaptor subunit, whose protein sequence is MAAIILGGVFVWMLLGLFAPSERKPEIRDVEKQTVLTVNSEAQDYSLPISIQSISEAFSKVDLRSQTSEKVKKIHFLDGEFVEKDQVICELEPGQKYANFKKSEIQYESSKNLYDKGLISESGLVTSEATYEASKVDYERTKIKASFNGFVENLAKEGQLLQNGQLCASLISLSPLKIVGNVSELLVNKVKIGQDVTVTFLSGEEYKSNLTFISSSADKQTKTFQVETEIENVSNLIKDGLTGTMTIFTDPEKAHFIPTSAFLLADNGNVSLALVIDGKIEIVVVNILRDTIEGAWVSGLPNLSRIVVAGQGFVTQGEEVNFKDK, encoded by the coding sequence ATGGCAGCGATTATACTTGGTGGTGTTTTCGTCTGGATGCTTTTAGGACTCTTTGCTCCAAGTGAGAGGAAGCCTGAGATTAGAGATGTTGAAAAACAAACGGTTCTAACTGTAAATTCAGAAGCTCAAGACTATAGTCTGCCAATAAGCATACAGTCAATTTCAGAGGCATTTTCAAAAGTTGATTTACGATCACAAACATCAGAGAAGGTAAAAAAAATTCATTTTCTTGATGGTGAGTTTGTGGAAAAAGATCAAGTTATTTGTGAATTAGAACCAGGACAGAAATATGCAAACTTTAAAAAATCTGAAATACAATATGAGTCATCAAAAAATCTTTATGATAAAGGACTTATTTCTGAATCGGGGTTAGTAACTTCTGAAGCTACATATGAAGCATCTAAAGTTGATTATGAAAGAACAAAAATCAAAGCCTCTTTTAATGGTTTTGTAGAAAACCTAGCAAAAGAAGGGCAGCTCCTTCAGAATGGACAGCTATGTGCTTCTTTGATTTCTTTATCTCCATTAAAGATTGTTGGAAATGTTTCTGAACTTTTAGTTAATAAAGTAAAAATTGGACAGGATGTTACTGTGACATTCCTTTCGGGGGAGGAGTACAAATCAAATTTGACCTTCATAAGCTCTTCAGCTGATAAACAAACTAAAACATTTCAAGTCGAAACTGAAATTGAAAATGTTTCGAACCTTATCAAAGACGGTTTGACCGGCACAATGACAATCTTTACTGACCCAGAAAAAGCACACTTCATTCCAACATCAGCTTTTTTACTAGCCGATAATGGAAATGTTTCGCTAGCTTTAGTTATTGATGGAAAGATAGAAATAGTTGTTGTGAATATTCTTAGAGACACAATTGAAGGGGCTTGGGTTAGTGGGCTGCCAAACTTATCAAGAATAGTAGTAGCGGGTCAAGGATTCGTTACACAGGGCGAAGAGGTAAATTTTAAGGATAAATAA